The genomic interval AGAAGATCAGCAGCAGGATCCGTCGGCGCGGGCCGAAGAAGTTCTCGAGGGCGCGCAGCACACGGGTGTGCAGTCCGAACTGGGAGAGCACGGTGACGGTGACCAGCGGCAGCTGGTAGATCAGGTTCCAGGCCACCAGCAGCACGATCTCCTCGAGCAGGCTGTGGGTCTGCATCGCCAGGCCCACCGCGATCGTGAAGGTCGGGTCGGCGAACGTGGTCAGCGAGAGCAGCAAGCCGCCGACGGCGAGCGAACCCACCTGGTCGATCGTGTGGTGGTCCTTCGGCGGGCGCGGGTGCAGGGCGCTGCGGCACTGGTAGGCGGCGAAGCCGAGCAGCGCGCACCCGACGACCAGCTGGATGACCGAGACCCGCGTGCCGGAGTCGAGGACCGGCGCGAGCCAGCGGCCGGCGAACACGAGGATCGGCTTCAGCACGAGTGTCACCGCGAGCACCGCGACGGCGTATCCGCCCAGGAAGTACAGCAGGTGCAGGGGGCGCATCCCGCGCGCGAGGAACGTGGCGGCGATGACGCCGCCCAGCACGTCCATGGTGACGACGGCGAGGCCGAAGAAGGTCAGCAGGCCCGCGAGCGTCATGCCGCCGAGGGTACAGGCGCTGCGTGGCACGATGGATCCGCCGAGGGGACGAGGATCGGGGCCGACGATCGGCCCCCGGTCGGACTCGGGACGGCCCCCCGTCGAGCTCCTCGGCCGATGGGAGGCGCACGATGACTCGTTTCGCGAAGGGCGACCACGTGCAGTGGAACTCGGAGGCCGGCAAGGTCTCCGGAGTGATCACCGACGTCCACGAGAAGGACGTCGAGTTCAAGGGCCGCACGCGGCACTGCAGCCCCGAGGATCCCCAGTACGAGATCCGCAGCGACAAGACCGATCACGTCGCGATGCACAAGGGCGGGGCGCTGACGAAGATCTGGTGAGGCGGCGCCGACCAGCTCAGACGTTGTGCGTCGGATGCATGTTGTGCTCGAGGCGCACGGGATCGCGCAGGCCCAGGATCGCCTCGGTCATGCGCACGGCGTCCACGGTCTCGGCGACGTCGTGCATGCGCACGATGCGCGCGCCCTTCAGGATGCACACGGTCATCGCGGCGAGCGAGCCCGCCAGGCGCTCCCCCTGCGGCCGGTCGATCGACTCGCCGATGAAGTCCTTGTTCGAGACCGCGACCAGCAGGGGCAGCCCGATCTGCGCGAGCTCCTCGAGCCGGCGCGTGATCTCCAGGGAGTGCAGCGTGTTCTTGTCGAGGTCGTGCCCGGGGTCGACGATGATCCGCTCGCGCGGGATCCCGGCCGCCTCCGCGCGCGCGACCTGGTCCAGCAGCGCGTCGCGGACCTCGTCGACCACGTCCTCGTAGTGCGCGGCGGGCTTTTCCTCGCGGGGCCTGCCGGCGCTGTGGCAGAGGATCACGTGCGCACCGCCGTCGGCGACGACGCGCGCCATCTCCGGGTCGGTGAGGCCGCTGGTGTCGTTGATGACCGCGGCGCCCGCCTCGAGGGCCGCTCGGGCGACGGCGGCGCGGTTCGTGTCGACCGAGACGATCACCTGGGGATGAGCGGCG from Brachybacterium kimchii carries:
- a CDS encoding DUF2945 domain-containing protein, giving the protein MTRFAKGDHVQWNSEAGKVSGVITDVHEKDVEFKGRTRHCSPEDPQYEIRSDKTDHVAMHKGGALTKIW
- the folP gene encoding dihydropteroate synthase; the protein is MEPEHRGMSALDLTRHVAVMAVVNRTPDSFYDKGRTFVLDQAVESAVRAVERGADWVDIGGVPFGRGPAVSVEEEIERVVPVIERLTAAHPQVIVSVDTNRAAVARAALEAGAAVINDTSGLTDPEMARVVADGGAHVILCHSAGRPREEKPAAHYEDVVDEVRDALLDQVARAEAAGIPRERIIVDPGHDLDKNTLHSLEITRRLEELAQIGLPLLVAVSNKDFIGESIDRPQGERLAGSLAAMTVCILKGARIVRMHDVAETVDAVRMTEAILGLRDPVRLEHNMHPTHNV